The sequence ttccttttcaacagcTCAAAACTTATTTTTtcttcggtggtccacttgaattcctttcgatctcccctcatggtctcaaacatagggttacaaattgaactcaaatttttgatgaacttccaatagaaactagtcaatccatgaaatgatcttacctccccaatgctttctggtgtaggccactcaacaattgcctttactttcttagggtccatcttcaaaccatcctcagatatcaaaaatcccaaataaaataactcatctttcatgaaagttcACACttgttaagatttatcaacaacttttcttctctcaacctctacaaaacttgtctcaaatacaacaaatgttcctcttttgtcttactgaaaatcagaatgtcatccaaatatccAATAACAAACTTAcgcaagaatttcttcaatacctcattcattagtgtcatgaaagtacttggtgcattagttagcccaaaaggcatcaccaaccattcatacaatccttcatttgttttgaatgttgtctttcactcatctccttctctggtcagtatctaatgatatccactcttcaaatatatctttgtaaagtatttggctccactcaaatagtccattatgtcatccatcctaggcaaacaAAATCAATATTCCACTATGATCCTATTTATTACTCTGCAATggatacacattctccattctccattcttcttaggtgctaatactactggtactgcACCAGGGCTCAtaatttctctgatcaaacctttcttcaacagctcatgcacttgtctatttagttattCATTCTCTGTCGATGTCATCCACTGTGCGgccttgttaggcaaactagctccaggaactagTTCCATGTAATGACTGATaattctcataggtggcaatccatcaagtacattatcaaaaatgatgtcttcatattctacagaaaatattttatctcttttggttgttcctcttcatgctttggattcttagtcttcttaggaattaaggaaaaacacacattctcatgtctcaatccatccaggaatttccttccatccaccaaaaaaattctagcattcgtaaagacttcattcttcaaaggttacTCCAAGGGCAAcgaggtttgcttcatcccattggccacagtGGTGTATTTATTCTTCCTCCCttcatgtatttcctatctatcaaactaccaaggtctacctaacaaaagatgacaaatatctataggcataatatcacacaagacttcatcatgataattcccaattttcaatttcaccaaacatttctcacttactaataacttatgttcatcctaaatccatgctatctgataaggcttagggtatttCAGTCTTTCCAAAtacaacttattcaccatctcttctgaaacaatattatctgaactaccactatcaataacaactttgcaacacttatcggataccttacatctagtcttgaacaaattcttcctctgcaagggctcttcatctctcccagtatgacacaaagctctcctcatcatcaacagttctccttCTTTTAGTTTATTATATCatttggtggggttttcttccaccactgctaatCTTCTGGCATTCTCTATCGTCTAACACTCAAaatcacgatgtccttctcctccacacttaaaaaaAGTTCCTCTAAATGGTATCTTGTCTCAAGTCttccaaaatttgcattctagtagccatctagttctctcctttggtaaaaatttctatcatcatttttatatgaattaccttcttttcttacttccttgtccttgttctgatctatacagtttcctcttcctccttgaaatatttctctagaaaaccttccacctctacctctctacctctactcatgtcttttgtttagcttttcttaTGCCTTTAGGGcgtactagtaagcctcttcaacactttgtaatttgatcaaactgagttcatcttgtatagatacccgcaatccattcaaatatcttgcaacttgttcaactccatcatcaacatgtctcgatatgatattcaacttgtaaaatactttggtgtattccttcacactagattccttatgtctcaGATTCTGCAATTTCTAGAATAGATTCACTCGATAATCAGctgacataaattttgatttcaacttaaagcaatcatctgatcccatgtcttgatcttctctttacctcttctctatctatcaacccacaaatgctcccaccaaagagaagaATGATCCTTCAACCaggtacaaacatatttcaccttcctttcttctacagtgttttcaaaattaaaatatttctccgtctgcaagatccaatctatcaattcatctgaatccaactttccatcatattccagtggggtaaaatgaggtttagtattcaccctactcaaaaccctcaaaaacctttcctcatctggatcaaccgctgatgggtttacttgttctgtcggggcttcttctccttcatcttcacttacatctttaatgtgtcgacctcttctttgggctatctccatggcttccaaccaggttTCTATTCCTTGCAATATTTTCATtacaacagggtttgcattcccacgctctccaccattcctagttcctcttcccCCTATCTTTACGCTAGTCCTCTGTAATTGCAAATTGGATCCATAGTCTACCACCgtacaacaaaattcttaggacaatgcaacctccggaatgaaaaatcattttgataccacttgaagcagtcactggttaggagggacctcaaagagatcaatttggaccagtcagcaagagtaaacacaatggaaacacaatgaCATGATGGAAACAATgtagaacaaattgaattataacatgaaaattgattacaaccgagttatagaaactggctcacaggcctactaaaacatgctcaaagtacaaaataaGTCACAACCGGGACCAAAAAtatcaagatctatcttctatgcttagtctgaGTTTTTTCACCttattctaatgctctattaaaaTAATTTATACTATCAAACGGGATCCAGTcatcccaaaaagggatcaaaatccgaagaacaagacctaacgtgcaaaaccaacaaggtcgacaTCTGCCaaagattcctccagaaaatccaaaggatgaagagtatatcatgggaaaaggtcggccacaagcCAAGCAACATCAAAAACAAcactcagggctctgcaagctacggaagggatatggtagatcaccaatgcaaataggtccaggcaaccagtaataGGAAAGTGTCAACCGATAATAGGAATCTATCtcagaaaccggtagcgataacttgccagaaattgatccaaatgctccaaggtttcagaataaggaagatgatcaagtcttcaagccaaaatccaactccacaagatccagtgaacTAAAtccgggacacacaaaaagaaatgctgaaactacaaacaaaaagcaaaaatagaaaggaaatatttttggatgatgcaagattgctatgaaccggggatgctcctgcattagaagtCATCCAAGATCAAAATGACTACATAAAGCAAGAATAGAATTCAAAGATGAACAAAACTCAACACTCCCTTAGCACTAAAATAGCACGCATAATCAAGTGAGCTAGTGACCTTAGCATAGGGAGAGTTGAGTGCTTGTTTATATAACAAAATACTAGCAAATAGAACCAAGAGGAACAATAAATCCCATCTACCCAAAATAGGACGAAGTTTTATCTACTTGGTACATGCTAGACTACATGGTTATGCCAACTCAAGTAAAGACAAAGAAATGATCGTGGGATGTGACAcataaatccaaaagagggtgtgtcaCTCAACTACCCAAATTTGGGTGTGAATAACACATGTGATTGAAGGATCATGCCACGTGTCCTCATCATAACCATTCTAATATAACCTAAACAATCTTAATAATGTGTGTAGGAAAAATATGTATTCACtaatataagaaaaataaaaacctacactaacaccctaCCTTAAGTGTAGATTAGGTGGGTGAAACACAAAGATGGTTCTCAACTACaagccatgataggtacccatgcacaacacAATCTCTcacaaaaagagaaaggaagaaaactCAATGGAACAAAagtcctccccaaaagagagagaaTGAAAATAAGTTTCCcaacataaaaaataatatcatgCATGGAAGAAATCCCCTCCAAAATGGAAAGCAGAAGAAATGCTATGTAGCCTTCTCTCTTTTAGTCAATTGTACCAATGGTTGATGCTCAAAACTCGATATAGAAGATGAACCACAATCACTAAACAACGTTCATCCccataggaagaaacaaaaccaaatgtgCATTTAGATTGTCTTCCCATTTTTAAAAAgaatatgaaggaagaaaatggaAAATGTATGAAGACTCTAAATACTGCTCATGTGCCTCGATATCAATGCCAAAATTTGTCATGTTCAAATCAAGTGTTCTAGGCCACATTAATGAAGATGAAAATCCACTACTCATAGAAACCTATTCATTATATATTTGAAGTTTTCCTAGTTATTTAGAGTATGTTGTCACCTTTAACTCACACATCTCCTGCTATTTTATCGTAGGGTTTTAATTATAATTTGTGTAACTTTTTCATACCAAAGACCCCTTTTAGAAAGTTTTACCATTTGTATAGTTATCGTTTACAAGGAATGGTAAAATTTTTCTAGTGTACAATATTGCATTGTGATTTTTGAATAAATGTCAACTCATTTTAGATATAAGGTTCCCCTAAGCTAATCTACCAAAATCAactaaaattccttacataaatgACCTTTCTATTACCATATAAGTAATAttaaatttctttttactttataTTCCATTATCTCAATATACATTTTCAAGAGAATATCTTAAATAGTATTTATGACCAAAATAGTGaactttaaaatataaattatttataaaaatattcTGCCATACAACATCAATTCAATTATGAAGCTACTCGTTCGCCATTGTATGTTGTTATGTGTGTATGCGTGAAAACAAAATTTACGAAGAAACTAAGAAAGCAAATAACATGCTATACAGCCATAAatatagatagatatattataCAGCGTCGCTTTAAGAAAGCTCGCGTTTATTCTATCAGCACTTATACGATGCCCATGTATGGAGGGACATCATCTCCCTCTTACTCCGAGAGAGATTGTCACACAACAATCTTCCCGTCAGCGAGAGGGCACACAGCGAGGTTACAGTCGTAGCGGTTTACTATTTCCGGATAGATAGACAACGGATAATCTTCAGGCACCCTCAACTCCGTTTGCAGGTTCGGGTCCGTTTTGTTGAAGAGGGTGCAACCGCATTCAAAGAAGAACCCTTGAGGCAGCACCCTCAAATAGTACTCGTATGTCACTCCTTTGGTCACTGTCTATAATATAACACACAAAATAcccataagaagaagaaggattaacAATAAGCGTCTACTGCCAGCAAtaaaaggaaaatggaataaaattATCTTacagaaaattaaataatataccACACTAGAAACCCAAATGTCACCAGGCGTTGGTGTCGCGGCCACAGAATTGGCCAGTGAAGAACTGTTTCCCCTAATGAACAGCTCTCCGGTGAAGTCCAGACGTTGGTCGAATAGAAAAGTCACCTTCACATCTTCACCCTGCATACATTGAAACAGATATCTCGTTGCTTTCTTACAATTACGCCTCACAAATTTAACCCCTCTCAATAGGGTAGTACAATGATAGACAAGCAAGAGAAGATTTTAAGATTACATACCGAAGCAGAGAGTGTCAGAAGGCCGAGCATACCAACAAGGAGGAGGCATTTCACACAGGCAGCCATTATTTTCTCCTATTCGCAGAAATCAGAGCAATAGAAGAAATTTTGTTGTGTATAACTGGGAAGGGAATGGGCATTATATAGAAGGCTAGCGGGCAACAATGAGGAATGTGTGGTAACAAAAATCCACAGAAGAAAATAAAAACATGGGATAACTTGTATCAGATTAGGTTTATGTTTGGCCAACCGTAAGCAGCAGGCACGTTGTGGGGTTGATGGCCCGGGCGCTCGTATGTTTTGTCGTCGTAAAGTAAATGCTGTCTATTTCAACATTTACTACATTTAATTCCAAAATGGCTGTCTTGTCAATGATTATTTCCGTCATCA is a genomic window of Cryptomeria japonica chromosome 7, Sugi_1.0, whole genome shotgun sequence containing:
- the LOC131028313 gene encoding uncharacterized protein LOC131028313: MAACVKCLLLVGMLGLLTLSASGEDVKVTFLFDQRLDFTGELFIRGNSSSLANSVAATPTPGDIWVSSVTVTKGVTYEYYLRVLPQGFFFECGCTLFNKTDPNLQTELRVPEDYPLSIYPEIVNRYDCNLAVCPLADGKIVV